The following are from one region of the Leishmania major strain Friedlin complete genome, chromosome 22 genome:
- a CDS encoding putative GMP synthase, protein MSHEGAPQGEYVAILDAGSQYGKVIDRKVRELHVETSILSLNTPAEKLRNDANLKGIIISGGPSSVNDATSLAYDRAIFSMGKPVLGICYGMQMLTELYGGEVCRGKVREDGQDNIQVDTSSPIFAGLESTEAVLLTHGDSITAVGSELKVIARSSAGIISAVQHRSRPLFGVQFHPEVELTVSGKTIFKNFLQLCRCNFSFTMEDREAVALRLIRERTSGGQKVLCLASGGVDSTVCAVLLLKALGPERVVCIHIDHGFMRLNESVQAVEALNAAGVRVHLVKAQEDFAQASTEMTAKGSRAAYTTNKLREVTDPEEKRNIIGNTFMTVCDRVIKELQLDVENLLLAQGTLRPDLIESGSKYASVNAAAIKTHHNDTAVVRLLRDAGRIIEPLCDYHKDEVRELGARLGIPCRLLERQPFPGPGLAIRTLCTDGTPFRDGNFEDTQTTVKRVCMGADASSAEVAALAQKATLSACILPVRTVGVQGDGRTYAYAAALSMQTFPTAEQWATLIQLAKEIPKTAHAVNRVVFMFGPPQSESPSTVTPTYLTTDVLEKLRVADDKVNSILMKHQLVRSLSQVPIILIPIGFDKAGGYSVVVRTFLTNDFMTGIPATPGTAFMPLAVLEEIFNEVQKLEFVGRVMYDLTAKPPGTTEWE, encoded by the coding sequence ATGTCTCATGAAGGCGCTCCACAGGGCGAGTACGTCGCCATTCTCGATGCGGGCTCACAGTACGGCAAGGTCATTGACCGCAAGGTGCGTGAGCTCCATGTAGAGACGAGCATCTTGTCTCTCAATACCCCAGCTGAGAAGCTGCGTAACGATGCTAACCTGAAGGGCATCATCATTAGCGGTGGCCCTAGTTCTGTGAACGACGCCACGTCGCTGGCATATGACCGGGCGATCTTTTCCATGGGCAAGCCGGTGCTCGGCATCTGCTACGGTATGCAGATGCTGACGGAGTTGTATGGCGGCGAGGTTTGTCGCGGCAAGGTGCGCGAGGACGGTCAGGACAACATTCAGGTGGACACGTCGTCGCCAATCTTTGCCGGGCTGGAGTCGACCGAGGCGGTGCTTCTCACTCACGGCGACTCCATCACAGCTGTTGGTTCCGAGCTAAAGGTGATTGCACGCAGCTCCGCTGGCATCATCTCCGCCGTTCAGCACCGGTCCCGGCCGCTGTTTGGCGTTCAGTTCCATCCCGAGGTGGAGCTCACGGTGTCGGGCAAGACGATCTTCAAGAACTTCCTGCAGCTGTGCAGGTGCAACTTCTCCTTTACAATGGAGGACcgagaggcggtggcgctgcggcttATTCGCGAGCGCACCAGCGGTGGCCAGAAGGTGCTCTGCCTGGCCTCTGGCGGTGTCGACAGCACTGTCTGCGCCGTGCTACTCCTAAAGGCCCTGGGCCCTGAGCGGGTTGTGTGCATCCACATCGACCACGGCTTCATGCGGCTGAACGAGAGCGTGCaagcggtggaggcgctgaaTGCTGCgggggtgcgcgtgcatcTCGTCAAGGCGCAGGAAGACTTTGCACAGGCCTCGACGGAGATGACGGCGAAGGGGAGTCGCGCGGCGTACACAACCAACAAGTTACGTGAAGTCACAGACccggaggagaagcgcaaCATCATTGGTAACACGTTCATGACCGTGTGCGACCGAGTCATCAAGGAGCTACAGCTGGACGTGGAAAACCTGCTGCTCGCACAGGGCACCCTTCGCCCAGATCTCATCGAGTCTGGTTCCAAGTACGCCAGTGTCAACGCAGCTGCCATAAAGACGCACCACAACGACACCGCGGtcgtgcggctgctgcgcgatgcTGGCCGCATCATCGAGCCTCTCTGTGACTATCACAAGGATGAGGTACGCGAGCTTGGGGCACGCCTAGGCATTCCATGCCGCCTCTTAGAGCGTCAGCCCTTCCCGGGGCCTGGACTCGCCATCCGCACTCTGTGCACCGACGGCACCCCGTTTCGCGACGGCAACTTTGAGGACACGCAAACCACCGTgaagcgtgtgtgcatggggGCCGACGCATCCTCCGCCGAGgtcgccgccctcgcacAGAAAGCCACACTGTCCGCCTGCATCCTGCCGGTGCGCACCGTTGGGGTGCAGGGTGACGGGCGCACCTACGCctacgccgccgccctctccaTGCAGACGTTTCCGACGGCCGAGCAGTGGGCCACGCTGATTCAGCTGGCAAAGGAGATTCCCAAGACGGCGCACGCTGTCAACCGCGTGGTTTTCATGTTCGGTCCTCCTCAGTCTGAGTCGCCGAGCACCGTCACGCCGACGTATCTGACGACCGACGTGCTCGAGAAACTTCGCGTTGCCGATGACAAGGTGAACAGCATTCTCATGAAGCACCAACTCGTGCGCTCGCTGAGTCAGGTGCCCATCATCCTCATTCCCATCGGCTTCGACAAGGCCGGAGGCTACAgcgtggtggtgcgcacATTTCTGACGAACGACTTCATGACGGGTATCCCCGCCACTCCGGGCACGGCCTTCatgccgctggcggtgctaGAGGAAATCTTCAACGAGGTACAGAAGCTCGAGTTTGTCGGCCGGGTTATGTATGATCTCACCGCCAAGCCTCCCGGCACCACTGAATGGGAGTAG